A genomic stretch from Aedes albopictus strain Foshan chromosome 2, AalbF5, whole genome shotgun sequence includes:
- the LOC109398182 gene encoding trichohyalin-like: protein MVQCGGCKRWYHFSCARVDTKTVHSKEFVCVECSRKQISQRSVQSVSGRSSAASSRRSQYERELQRLEDERRAEEQVEEERRRQEKLLMEKAAKEKLEREKQFIAKKHELLRLQDDEIVSTSSRRSKRSSIQRVEDWVDKLVDPAAAPGDQEQVPGPVDQHSMPVGASTPLGRSVEELQRDLAGDDNVEQGLACVVKQRTSVPRTIGSITIGDSPEVELPKLALVDIQPYVRLLDESVPTSSNIGPPQSKTGTNPKIIAKVTNPSPFELWHRETCNRRQQREDDVIKENENRLHEIEAALQRQRDLELKYQQETELRRRREVDLVNRLNRLEDQRAEERQQLKEVESALKRQLEESLLRYQVLEMKRRQEQSAREDQLRQYQERERLLTEQLKSVQVGEARREEAFQNPEGADGQSRGIAAFQLQQAAVDQWQSASPFQLHQPTPFLPHGAAACPQQDAPVSQLQQGVPDVPVPMRPVSNPLAAMVSDPVCNLRETDTRQVARSVSGTLCVDAPGRIGTPHTFTIDQELGQSNVGQQGQSQFHPFNPPEINMLGGNHFPQVQFGPTRQQLMVRQVIPKELPVFSGDPTEWPLFVS, encoded by the coding sequence ATGGTCCAATGCGGAGGATGCAAGCGTTGGTACCACTTCTCCTGCGCCAGGGTGGATACGAAGACGGTTCATTCAAAAGAGTTCGTCTGTGTGGAGTGTTCGCGAAAGCAGATTTCCCAGCGGTCAGTCCAATCAGTGTCTGGCCGATCTAGTGCTGCAAGTAGTCGACGGTCGCAGTATGAACGTGAACTCCAACGTCTGGAAGACGAGCGACGCGCCGAAGAACAGGTCGAAGAAGAGCGTAGACGGCAGGAAAAGCTGCTAATGGAGAAAGCCGCCAAGGAGAAGCTggagcgggaaaaacagttcaTCGCCAAAAAACACGAACTGCTTCGCCTTCAAGACGACGAGATTGTGAGTACTTCAAGCCGTCGTAGTAAGAGAAGCAGTATTCAGCGAGTGGAGGACTGGGTAGATAAGCTCGTTGACCCCGCCGCTGCGCCCGGCGACCAAGAACAAGTTCCGGGACCGGTTGACCAACACTCTATGCCAGTTGGTGCATCTACTCCATTGGGCCGAAGCGTCGAAGAGCTTCAAAGGGATTTGGCTGGCGACGATAATGTCGAACAAGGTTTAGCATGTGTTGTCAAGCAGCGAACTTCCGTACCTCGGACGATCGGAAGCATCACGATTGGGGATAGCCCAGAGGTGGAACTTCCGAAGCTGGCATTGGTGGATATTCAACCGTATGTGCGGCTTTTGGACGAATCCGTGCCGACCTCATCGAACATCGGACCACCGCAGTCGAAAACAGGAACAAATCCTAAAATAATCGCGAAAGTGACCAATCCCTCTCCATTTGAGCTGTGGCATCGTGAGACGTGTAACCGCCGACAGCAGCGCGAAGACGACGTCATCAAAGAAAATGAGAACCGTTTGCACGAAATCGAGGCTGCCTTGCAACGGCAACGTGATCTGGAACTGAAGTATCAGCAGGAAACGGAACTGCGGCGTAGGCGAGAGGTAGACCTTGTGAACCGTTTGAATCGTCTGGAAGACCAACGTGCAGAGGAGCGGCAACAGCTGAAGGAAGTAGAAAGTGCGTTGAAGAGGCAACTGGAGGAGAGCCTACTACGGTACCAAGTCCTGGAGATGAAACGTAGGCAGGAGCAATCTGCACGGGAGGATCAGCTACGTCAATATCAAGAGCGAGAGCGTCTACTAACCGAACAGCTGAAGTCGGTTCAAGTAGGTGAAGCACGACGTGAAGAAGCATTCCAAAACCCGGAGGGCGCAGATGGTCAGTCTCGGGGCATTGCGGCGTTTCAACTACAACAGGCTGCAGTGGATCAGTGGCAAAGTGCATCACCGTTTCAACTGCACCAACCGACACCGTTTCTACCGCACGGAGCTGCAGCATGTCCACAACAAGATGCACCAGTGAGTCAACTACAACAAGGTGTCCCGGATGTTCCGGTACCTATGAGACCCGTGAGTAATCCACTGGCGGCGATGGTAAGTGATCCAGTATGCAATCTGCGCGAAACCGATACAAGGCAGGTAGCTAGGTCAGTTAGTGGAACACTTTGTGTAGATGCGCCAGGTAGAATAGGAACGCCTCATACTTTCACGATAGACCAAGAGCTAGGACAGTCAAATGTAGGGCAACAGGGCCAGTCACAGTTCCATCCCTTTAATCCACCAGAAATAAACATGTTGGGGGGGAATCATTTTCCACAAGTCCAGTTCGGGCCAACGCGCCAACAGTTAATGGTCAGACAAGTGATTCCAAAGGAGCTGCCGGTGTTTTCCGGGGATCCTACTGAGTGGCCGCTATTCGTATCGTAA
- the LOC134288119 gene encoding uncharacterized protein LOC134288119, producing MSSESCRGLISHNRSPNTKKRRSDGNDETMQPSFSGQQHHDVPEPEPSTSGQQIEHELDMVPSPSIPSLESIPSTDQLQGPHNIEKFNTIAETLSLSPISSKNMRSMEYRINKSLQITKAVRKNIFGIDSTDVGKVEAYDEIIMQLKDKFNHPTDRSEQIKILSVLPKSWSVNKITREFNAPMYMARQVKELVYEQGILCTTKKRGNGIDDDTKQIVREFFDDNDISRPMPGTNDFVSEVRNGKKQQVQKRLLMMSLKEAYMIFVDTLPFNSLGSPPQKHVIFLGPYLRQFASDFKTLGFIQKIICQRNFEHDLKETFSKKIVCKLNLKLPNFLKNEYKLTAVSLEVGSTKF from the exons atgagtagtgagtcatgtcgtggattgataagtcacaacagaagcccgaatacgaaaaaacgccgatcggatggaaacgacgaaactatgcaaccatcatttagtgggcagcaacatcatgatgttccagaaccagaaccgtcaacgagtggtcaacaaatcgaacatgagctgg atatggtaccatcaccatctattccatcattggagtcaattccgtcaacagatcaactacagggtccccataatattgagaagtttaataccattgctgaaacattgagtttatcgccaatctcatctaaaaacatgagaagtatggaatatcgcataaacaaatcattgcagattacgaaagcagtccgaaaaaatatcttcggaatagattcaacggatgttggcaaagtggaggcgtatgacgagataattatgcagttaaaggataagttcaatcaccctactgacagaagcgaacagattaaaatactatctgtacttcctaagtcttggtcggtaaataaaatcacaagagagtttaacgcaccaatgtatatggcgaggcaggtgaaggaacttgtttatgaacagggtattctttgtaccacaaAAAAAAGGGGgaatggtattgatgacgatacaaaacaaatagtaagagaattttttgatgataatgatatcagcaggccaatgccaggaacaaatgattttgtttctgaggttcgaaatggaaaaaaacaacaagttcaaaaacgacttttgatgatgtcgctcaaagaggcttatatgatttttgtagatacactcccgttcaatagtttggggtcaccccctcaaaaacatgtcatttttttaggcccatatctccgccaatttgcgtccgatttcaaaaccctaggtttcattcaaaagataatatgtcaaagaaactttgaacatgatttaaaagaaactttttcaaaaaaaattgtgtgtaaacttaacctaaagttgccaaattttctaaaaaatgaatataaacttacggcagtgtcgctggaagttgggtcgaccaaattttaa